In one window of bacterium DNA:
- a CDS encoding DUF92 domain-containing protein, whose protein sequence is MLQQILIGAALGAFVAVPAYFLRMLRYSGAVATFVLATVVYGFGGWQWTIPIFTFFLLSSLLTSWRKNAKKRFDTVFEKGGSRDAGQVAANGGVVGALVIAAALFTHPSWYVLSLVATAVVTADTWGTELGVLSRRTPRSILTGQKVAAGTSGGITIEGTVGGAFGAAVVTSTAFFFIPLPLETYLLIVAGGMFGSLLDSLLGATVQAQYHCQQCDSYTERALHCGMPAHLQRGSRHITNDAVNLLACILTVAGAALFL, encoded by the coding sequence ATGCTGCAGCAGATTCTCATTGGAGCCGCACTCGGCGCATTCGTCGCCGTGCCTGCATATTTCCTGCGCATGCTCCGGTATTCCGGTGCCGTTGCCACCTTCGTACTCGCCACCGTGGTGTACGGATTCGGCGGATGGCAATGGACGATTCCCATTTTCACTTTTTTCCTTCTGTCGAGTCTGCTGACCAGTTGGCGAAAAAACGCAAAGAAGCGCTTCGACACGGTCTTTGAGAAAGGGGGAAGCAGGGATGCCGGACAGGTTGCCGCCAATGGCGGTGTGGTCGGCGCGCTTGTCATTGCCGCAGCGCTGTTCACGCATCCATCCTGGTATGTACTTTCCCTCGTCGCAACTGCGGTGGTGACCGCCGACACCTGGGGAACTGAGCTCGGTGTGCTGAGCCGCAGAACGCCCCGGAGCATACTGACCGGACAAAAGGTCGCTGCCGGTACATCAGGTGGAATAACGATCGAAGGAACGGTGGGCGGCGCGTTCGGCGCGGCCGTGGTGACTTCCACCGCATTCTTCTTCATTCCTCTCCCCCTGGAAACCTATCTCCTCATCGTCGCAGGCGGCATGTTCGGCAGCCTGCTCGACAGTCTGCTTGGAGCCACCGTACAGGCGCAGTATCACTGTCAGCAGTGCGACTCCTATACCGAGCGGGCGCTGCATTGCGGCATGCCGGCACATCTGCAGCGGGGCAGCCGCCATATCACCAACGACGCGGTCAACCTGCTCGCATGTATCCTCACGGTAGCCGGAGCCGCACTGTTCCTGTAG